A single genomic interval of Paenibacillus macerans harbors:
- a CDS encoding class II fructose-bisphosphate aldolase: MYITLKEATRRAEALNYTVGAFNAHNLEMLPDMIRAAKEQGAPIIIQTSIDTAKYVGHENFVAVCKSMATTEMVDVVLHLDHARDFNDIKEAIDKGYTSVMYDGSHLPFKENIMKTRAVVDYAHRYGVSVEGELGTIGGTEEGIHVDEDKQIYTDPKDAAEFVKATGVDALAIAIGTNHGQYKSKTEVNIPLLKEIHAAVDVPLVIHGGTGVDEKDIHELIDNGIRKFNVGTELLVTWTQTAKETFRDTKVNKSLRHNIIPCNQAVKEIVKHKIGIFMNKEGHLNTMR; the protein is encoded by the coding sequence ATGTATATCACATTAAAAGAAGCGACACGCAGAGCGGAAGCATTAAATTACACGGTTGGCGCATTTAACGCCCATAATTTAGAGATGTTGCCCGATATGATCCGTGCGGCCAAAGAGCAAGGGGCCCCTATTATTATTCAAACCAGCATAGATACCGCGAAATATGTCGGTCATGAAAATTTCGTTGCCGTATGCAAGTCCATGGCCACAACAGAAATGGTGGATGTGGTGCTGCACTTGGACCACGCAAGAGATTTCAATGATATTAAAGAGGCCATTGACAAAGGGTATACATCGGTGATGTACGATGGTTCTCATTTGCCCTTTAAAGAGAATATTATGAAAACCAGGGCGGTAGTGGATTATGCGCACCGATATGGTGTGTCGGTAGAGGGTGAATTAGGGACGATTGGCGGTACTGAAGAAGGAATCCATGTAGATGAAGATAAGCAGATTTATACGGATCCCAAAGATGCCGCAGAGTTTGTTAAAGCAACAGGGGTGGATGCCTTGGCCATTGCCATCGGTACTAATCACGGTCAATATAAATCCAAAACCGAAGTAAATATACCGCTGTTAAAAGAGATCCATGCGGCAGTCGATGTGCCTCTGGTTATTCATGGGGGTACGGGGGTTGACGAAAAGGATATTCACGAATTAATCGATAATGGAATCCGTAAATTTAATGTAGGTACCGAGTTGTTGGTAACATGGACGCAAACGGCAAAGGAAACTTTTAGAGACACGAAAGTCAATAAGTCATTGCGTCACAATATTATCCCGTGCAATCAGGCGGTGAAAGAAATTGTAAAACATAAAATAGGTATCTTTATGAATAAAGAGGGTCATCTCAATACAATGAGGTGA
- a CDS encoding nucleotidyltransferase family protein: MGVRLDENAGWKVYSPYGLEDLFQLKVRANKKLITQYIYKNKCDKWKRKWPELKVIPW; encoded by the coding sequence ATAGGAGTTAGACTTGATGAGAATGCAGGTTGGAAAGTTTATTCACCTTACGGTCTTGAGGATCTTTTTCAATTAAAAGTAAGAGCTAATAAAAAACTAATTACACAGTATATTTATAAAAACAAATGTGATAAATGGAAAAGAAAATGGCCTGAATTAAAAGTTATACCTTGGTAG
- a CDS encoding nucleotidyltransferase family protein, producing the protein MTMDLSTLEKRLIEIIKLSPILVEVFELNHKLNLREYYIGAGCIAQTVWNYLIGNPLEYAIKDIDIVYFDIDLTYQKEDGVIKLGQER; encoded by the coding sequence ATGACTATGGATTTATCCACTCTCGAAAAGAGGTTAATAGAAATCATCAAATTATCTCCGATTTTAGTCGAGGTATTTGAACTGAATCATAAATTAAATTTAAGGGAGTATTACATAGGTGCCGGCTGTATTGCACAGACAGTATGGAACTATTTGATAGGGAACCCTTTAGAATATGCGATTAAAGATATTGATATTGTATATTTCGATATTGACCTAACCTATCAAAAAGAAGATGGAGTCATAAAATTAGGTCAAGAAAGATAA
- a CDS encoding AAA family ATPase, with product MDRVLILLAGLPGTGKTYLSHILQNFFGSFYLLSQDGLKEYYSDLLGFHNLEEKREVERTAWANYYEIMEQQMQAGSNIISDYPFSRKQKPHIQKLAEGYGYRVLTIRLTADLDVLYERQKKRDLDPARHLSHIVTSYKKGQHLADRSKADHLLTYEEFIKRCTTRGYDTFELGKLYEVDVTDYTKVNYSKLLEDIKRWEESERSFN from the coding sequence ATGGATAGGGTTCTGATCTTATTGGCGGGACTGCCGGGAACGGGAAAAACCTATCTCAGCCATATCTTGCAAAATTTCTTTGGTTCATTTTATCTGCTTTCCCAGGATGGTCTGAAGGAATATTACTCCGATTTGCTTGGCTTTCATAATTTAGAAGAAAAGCGGGAAGTAGAACGGACAGCCTGGGCAAACTACTATGAAATCATGGAACAGCAAATGCAAGCAGGAAGCAATATCATCTCTGATTATCCTTTTAGCCGGAAGCAGAAACCCCATATTCAGAAATTGGCGGAAGGATACGGTTACAGGGTGCTGACCATTCGATTGACTGCCGATCTGGATGTTTTGTATGAACGCCAAAAAAAGCGGGACTTGGACCCGGCCAGGCATTTAAGCCATATTGTAACTTCATACAAAAAGGGGCAGCATCTGGCCGATAGAAGCAAAGCGGATCATTTACTGACTTATGAAGAATTTATAAAAAGATGTACGACAAGAGGATATGACACGTTTGAACTGGGGAAGTTATATGAAGTAGACGTAACGGATTATACGAAAGTGAATTATTCGAAGTTGCTGGAAGATATAAAACGGTGGGAAGAGTCCGAGAGAAGCTTTAATTAA
- the kdpC gene encoding potassium-transporting ATPase subunit KdpC, which translates to MNNIAQEGRDERSGGAVFWIALRASLLFIILCGIVYPLVSTGLAQLLFPDQANGSLLKDKDGNVVGSELIGQPFTDPSYFQGRVSSIDYKAEASGSNNYAPSNPDMLARTQASIEQWRRDNPDVPIDQLPIALVTNSGSGLDPHITPQSALVQVPRISKLTGISTAELETLVGQYTENRDLGVFGDRRVNVLKLNLALKEMLKK; encoded by the coding sequence ATGAATAATATTGCGCAAGAGGGGCGGGACGAGCGCTCCGGGGGAGCGGTTTTCTGGATTGCCCTGCGCGCCAGTCTGTTGTTCATCATCCTTTGCGGTATCGTATATCCGCTTGTCAGCACAGGCCTCGCGCAACTGCTGTTCCCTGATCAGGCGAACGGCAGTTTATTAAAAGATAAGGACGGCAACGTGGTCGGCTCCGAATTGATCGGGCAGCCGTTCACCGACCCAAGTTATTTCCAGGGACGTGTATCGAGCATCGATTACAAGGCGGAGGCGTCCGGTTCAAACAACTACGCGCCTTCCAATCCGGATATGCTTGCGCGGACGCAAGCGTCAATCGAGCAATGGCGCCGGGACAACCCGGATGTACCGATCGATCAATTGCCGATTGCCCTTGTCACCAACTCGGGTTCGGGACTTGATCCGCACATTACACCGCAATCGGCGCTGGTACAGGTGCCGCGGATCAGCAAGCTAACCGGGATTTCTACGGCTGAGCTGGAAACGCTGGTGGGCCAATATACGGAGAATCGCGATCTTGGGGTATTCGGCGATAGACGGGTCAACGTGCTCAAACTAAACTTGGCTTTGAAAGAGATGCTGAAGAAATAA
- a CDS encoding histidine kinase: MSGFRRKSPEEILRSISQLRKGRLKIIIGPVSGSGKTYHMLNEGKLLKQQGLDVVICAISTMQRSETVQQTMELERVPSIHWRKDGKEFKDLPLEAILARNPEVLLVDGLAHRNRKEAKFKTRLEDIRYLMERGISIITTINVYELDGVDEIVYKRTGIRAEETVPADTLELADEVRLIDVSPETMLKRIDEGVLGDQTLPALARRGNLGILREISLRLMAEGVNDSLEKHRQELGLVGPSGAAERILVSAQYHWNGSLYVRRGQQIAKRLNGDLLVVTFVLSGRKLSKDQQMFKRSIRKLAEKINAGCKELPLPHLRKLPSMLVRYAIQNNVTRIVMGHSQKSRRQERWQGSIAGRVLRKMRNVDVFLMADRAKHEGERILPIKAKSSGGAEPFRRLSSKEIERKIETIRRGTFKIYIGAAPGAGKTYKMLQEGNSLQCKGIDVVIGLLETHGRKETAEQIGELPLVPRAKIAYRSAQLEEMDTEAVIARHPEVVLVDELAHTNVPGSRTKKRYEDVIRILESGISVISTLNVQHLESLNDAVEQLTGVRVRETVPDAILKMADEVELIDVTPQMLQQRMRDGKIYAFEKVGLALGAFFKIGNLIALRELALREIADDVDERLESWDRNTTQRGPGHRQEVIFVCVDTGPRAERLIRRGFRIAHRLKAEWYVHYVHRGAAISDADDRRLEKLRHLCERLGGRMEVSALGRHRNIGEALLQRMGEVRATQLIIGQSRRPLWYSLVKETVVHFMLRRARWIDMLIVADFERAVSEEGLQ; encoded by the coding sequence GTGAGCGGGTTTAGGCGAAAATCGCCGGAAGAAATTTTACGATCGATTTCGCAGCTGCGGAAGGGACGGCTCAAAATCATAATCGGTCCGGTTAGCGGTTCGGGCAAAACGTATCATATGCTGAACGAAGGCAAGCTGTTAAAGCAGCAGGGGCTCGATGTGGTTATTTGCGCGATATCGACCATGCAGCGATCAGAAACCGTGCAACAGACGATGGAGCTGGAGCGTGTGCCGAGCATCCACTGGCGGAAGGATGGCAAGGAGTTCAAGGACTTGCCGCTTGAAGCGATCCTGGCCCGCAATCCGGAAGTGCTGCTGGTTGACGGCCTCGCTCATCGCAATCGCAAGGAAGCGAAGTTTAAGACGCGCCTGGAAGACATTCGCTACTTGATGGAGCGCGGGATCAGCATTATTACGACGATTAACGTATATGAGCTGGATGGAGTGGACGAGATTGTTTATAAGCGGACGGGAATTCGGGCGGAAGAAACGGTGCCTGCGGATACGCTGGAACTGGCTGATGAAGTGCGGCTTATCGATGTTTCGCCGGAGACGATGTTGAAGCGGATTGACGAGGGGGTGCTTGGCGATCAAACGCTTCCGGCGCTGGCCCGGCGCGGCAATCTCGGCATCTTGCGGGAAATTTCGCTGCGGCTGATGGCGGAAGGGGTTAACGATTCGCTTGAGAAGCATCGCCAGGAGCTCGGGTTGGTCGGTCCGTCGGGGGCGGCGGAGCGGATCCTTGTTTCGGCGCAATACCACTGGAACGGATCGCTTTATGTGCGCAGAGGGCAGCAAATCGCCAAACGCTTGAATGGCGACTTGCTTGTAGTTACGTTTGTCTTGTCCGGACGGAAATTATCGAAGGATCAGCAAATGTTCAAGCGTTCGATCCGGAAGCTGGCGGAGAAGATAAACGCCGGATGCAAAGAACTTCCCCTGCCGCATCTGCGCAAGCTTCCGTCCATGCTCGTACGCTATGCCATTCAAAATAACGTCACGCGAATTGTGATGGGGCATTCCCAGAAAAGCCGCCGGCAGGAGCGCTGGCAAGGTTCCATCGCAGGCAGGGTGCTGAGAAAGATGCGGAATGTGGACGTGTTTTTAATGGCGGATCGCGCTAAGCATGAGGGAGAGCGGATACTGCCGATCAAAGCGAAATCAAGCGGCGGGGCAGAGCCGTTCCGCAGACTTAGCTCCAAAGAGATAGAGAGGAAAATTGAAACGATCCGCCGCGGAACGTTTAAAATATATATCGGTGCCGCTCCAGGTGCGGGCAAGACCTATAAAATGCTGCAAGAAGGCAACAGTTTGCAATGCAAAGGAATCGACGTTGTCATCGGCTTATTGGAGACGCACGGCCGAAAAGAAACGGCGGAACAGATAGGTGAATTGCCGCTTGTGCCAAGGGCGAAAATCGCCTATCGGTCGGCGCAATTGGAGGAGATGGACACGGAAGCCGTGATCGCCCGCCATCCCGAAGTCGTGCTGGTCGATGAACTCGCGCATACGAACGTGCCGGGCAGCCGGACCAAGAAAAGATACGAGGATGTCATCCGTATATTGGAAAGCGGTATTTCCGTTATTTCTACGCTTAACGTGCAGCATCTGGAAAGCCTGAACGACGCGGTGGAGCAGTTAACCGGCGTCCGCGTGCGGGAGACGGTGCCGGATGCGATACTGAAAATGGCGGATGAGGTCGAACTGATCGATGTGACGCCGCAAATGCTGCAACAACGCATGCGGGACGGGAAAATCTATGCTTTCGAAAAAGTGGGTCTGGCGCTGGGGGCGTTTTTTAAAATCGGCAATTTGATTGCCTTGCGTGAACTGGCGCTCCGGGAAATCGCCGACGATGTAGACGAACGCTTAGAATCATGGGATCGCAACACCACGCAGCGCGGACCGGGGCATAGGCAGGAGGTCATCTTCGTCTGTGTAGACACTGGTCCAAGAGCTGAACGATTAATTCGCCGCGGCTTCCGCATCGCCCATCGGCTCAAGGCGGAATGGTACGTCCATTATGTACATCGCGGCGCGGCCATATCCGATGCCGATGACCGGAGGTTGGAGAAGTTGCGCCATTTATGCGAACGGCTTGGCGGAAGGATGGAGGTGTCCGCGCTCGGGAGGCATAGAAATATCGGTGAAGCGTTGCTGCAACGAATGGGTGAAGTGCGGGCCACCCAACTGATCATCGGGCAATCCCGCAGGCCCCTATGGTATTCGCTGGTTAAGGAAACGGTTGTCCATTTCATGCTTCGCCGGGCCCGCTGGATCGATATGTTGATCGTGGCTGATTTTGAGCGGGCGGTTTCCGAGGAAGGGCTTCAATAA
- a CDS encoding BglG family transcription antiterminator — protein MKERTQRIFARFLRVNTPLTFEDLSKEFRISERTLRNELALINEFLAEHQYPMVTTARGKGMKLILPDQESEKLLAQVGGNREKDYYRPDERFLALLLDIADTAKTTLLYEMEEKLQVSKSTLDEDMRKLRQYLKRYAISVVSLPKQGIVLQGDERSVRSMLYDVINRMTDIDQLMRYKETDTVNKFVLDYLDKRVLRILGEHYDEVLKKSRVEINHLYRNQIILFLGIWVRRVREGSTVSELTKARAEIEAGPVRNFVDAICTDFSLNPSLNEIKYITFTIESFNPKDMNSSLDWVAAQLLTIQLIEHVEKVTGIPFSQEEEDLYEGLYKHITGLLSRAKNDLQVVNPLKDTIKESYAVIYNAVACFSKRIEDYTKKTLSEDEIGFLTVYFSTSASRMNQEEQYVYQAVVICNHGISTGKLLAANLKKQFNIEIVAVLSSYELAFIDKLDVDLIFTSIPIEYPKKPVLLLNPILRESDKKEVKAFLFEYKDKRRTISNKLDATKLMQDVLELIVDSGGTITPESYQKVEETFKQHYLKINTREIQPMLQDVLKDSNILLNQEGQDWKEVITKVALPLVKEEIIEERYITAMIKSIEEFGPYIVVGKHLALAHARPEDGVNKLGISVMTLKEPVNFGHPDNDPVKIVFCLAAVNSHSHIKVMKSLVELIDDTEKLDKLFAAKDVKTFNQALHGDTPIQDIQQPK, from the coding sequence ATGAAGGAACGTACACAACGAATATTTGCGAGATTTTTAAGAGTAAATACACCTTTGACTTTTGAGGACTTGAGCAAAGAATTCCGCATTAGTGAACGTACTTTACGAAACGAACTGGCGCTGATTAATGAATTTTTGGCTGAACATCAATATCCAATGGTTACTACTGCCAGAGGCAAAGGGATGAAATTGATCCTGCCTGATCAAGAATCCGAAAAGTTATTGGCGCAAGTCGGCGGCAACAGGGAAAAAGATTATTACCGGCCGGATGAACGTTTCCTTGCCTTGCTTTTGGATATTGCGGATACCGCAAAAACTACACTGTTATACGAAATGGAAGAGAAGCTGCAGGTATCCAAAAGCACGTTGGATGAGGATATGCGCAAACTTCGTCAATATTTAAAACGATATGCCATTTCAGTAGTGAGTTTGCCGAAGCAAGGTATAGTATTGCAAGGGGATGAGCGGTCCGTACGATCTATGCTGTACGATGTGATTAATCGTATGACGGATATTGACCAACTGATGCGGTATAAAGAAACAGATACCGTAAATAAATTCGTATTGGATTATTTGGACAAAAGGGTATTGCGGATTCTTGGGGAGCATTATGATGAAGTGTTGAAAAAGTCCAGAGTGGAGATTAATCATCTGTACCGTAACCAGATCATTTTATTTTTAGGGATATGGGTAAGACGTGTGCGGGAAGGAAGTACCGTTAGTGAATTAACAAAAGCAAGAGCGGAGATCGAAGCAGGTCCGGTAAGAAATTTCGTAGATGCGATTTGTACGGATTTTTCCTTAAATCCATCGTTAAATGAAATTAAATATATTACATTCACGATCGAATCGTTTAATCCCAAAGATATGAATAGTTCATTGGATTGGGTTGCAGCACAATTGTTAACGATCCAATTAATAGAGCATGTGGAGAAAGTAACGGGCATTCCCTTTTCTCAGGAAGAAGAAGATTTGTATGAAGGGTTGTATAAGCACATCACAGGGTTGTTAAGCCGGGCGAAAAATGATTTACAGGTCGTTAATCCATTAAAAGACACGATTAAAGAGTCTTATGCGGTCATTTATAATGCAGTAGCTTGCTTTAGCAAGCGTATAGAGGATTATACCAAGAAAACATTATCGGAAGACGAGATCGGCTTTTTGACGGTATACTTTTCCACTTCGGCAAGCCGGATGAACCAGGAAGAACAATATGTTTATCAGGCGGTCGTCATTTGCAATCATGGAATTTCAACCGGAAAGTTGTTGGCCGCAAATTTAAAAAAGCAATTCAATATCGAGATTGTCGCGGTTTTGAGTTCGTATGAATTAGCTTTTATTGACAAGTTGGATGTAGATTTGATCTTTACTTCGATTCCGATTGAGTACCCCAAAAAACCGGTTTTGCTGCTGAACCCGATTTTAAGGGAAAGTGACAAGAAAGAAGTGAAAGCGTTTTTATTTGAATATAAGGATAAAAGAAGAACAATTTCCAATAAACTGGATGCTACGAAGCTGATGCAGGATGTTCTGGAGTTGATTGTAGACAGCGGCGGCACGATAACTCCTGAAAGCTATCAGAAAGTAGAAGAAACTTTTAAACAACATTATTTGAAAATTAATACAAGGGAGATACAACCAATGCTGCAGGATGTTTTGAAGGATTCCAACATCTTATTAAATCAAGAAGGCCAAGACTGGAAGGAGGTGATCACGAAGGTTGCATTGCCTCTAGTAAAAGAGGAGATCATTGAAGAACGATATATAACCGCCATGATCAAGTCTATTGAAGAATTCGGGCCCTATATCGTGGTAGGGAAGCACTTAGCGTTAGCCCACGCGCGGCCGGAAGACGGGGTGAATAAATTAGGCATCAGCGTCATGACGTTAAAGGAACCGGTGAATTTCGGCCATCCGGATAATGACCCTGTGAAAATCGTTTTTTGCTTAGCCGCAGTGAATTCTCATTCGCATATAAAAGTGATGAAAAGTTTGGTTGAGTTGATTGACGATACAGAAAAATTAGACAAGTTATTTGCCGCAAAAGATGTGAAGACATTTAATCAGGCGCTGCATGGGGATACCCCAATTCAGGATATACAGCAGCCAAAATGA
- a CDS encoding PTS sugar transporter subunit IIB has product MQKVNILFVCGAGLGSSFACQMAAEDVLRKLGVDAKLDHSDISSAVSMKPDIIMTAQNFQTQFEKFSIDPKQTTIIYLKNIVSKQEIEEKITPVLQEKGALA; this is encoded by the coding sequence ATGCAAAAAGTAAATATTTTGTTTGTCTGTGGAGCAGGCTTGGGAAGCAGTTTTGCTTGTCAAATGGCGGCTGAGGACGTTTTAAGAAAGTTGGGGGTTGACGCCAAGCTGGATCATAGCGATATCTCGTCCGCCGTATCGATGAAACCGGATATTATCATGACCGCGCAAAACTTCCAAACTCAATTTGAGAAATTCTCCATTGATCCCAAACAGACGACAATTATTTATTTGAAAAATATTGTATCCAAACAGGAAATTGAAGAAAAAATCACCCCGGTATTACAGGAAAAGGGTGCTTTAGCTTAA
- the kdpB gene encoding potassium-transporting ATPase subunit KdpB gives MNDKRKKSMFSGPLVAQALKASVIKLNPAVMMKNPVMFVVEAGTVIVLLMTVFPGYFDAKDRIGFNLTVFVILLFTVLFANFAEALAEGRGKAQADTLKRTKKEITANKVVGNGVKTVPSTELRKGDIVVVFQGEMIPGDGEVIEGLASVDESAITGESAPVIKEAGGDFNSVTGGTRVISDRIKVRITSDPGETFIDRMIALVEGAKRQKTPNEIALNTLLISLTLIFLIVVVTLGPIASYAGIHLEIPVLIALLVCLIPTTIGGLLSAIGIAGMDRVTQFNVLALSGKAVEAAGDINTMILDKTGTITFGNRMASEIIPVGGAGIDEAAAWAAVSSVQDETPEGRSVLEWMKKNGKSYDASLGEGGGFVEFKAETRMSGVDLKDGRQVRKGAVDAIRKWVASQGGLIPEELERQAHRIASEGGTPLAVAVDKQVFGVIYLKDTVKPGMRERFDQLRAMGIKTIMCTGDNPLTAATIAREAGVDDFIAESKPEDKIAVIRREQAEGKLVAMTGDGTNDAPALAQADVGLAMNSGTTAAKEAANMVDLDSDPSKIIEVVAIGKQLLMTRGALTTFSIANDIAKYFAIIPAMFMLAIPEMAALNIMKLGSPLSAVLSALIFNAVIIPLLVPLAMKGVAYRPMSASRLLSRNLLVYGCGGVIAPFIGIKLIDLLVHLWI, from the coding sequence ATGAACGATAAACGTAAAAAAAGCATGTTCTCCGGTCCGCTTGTCGCACAAGCTTTGAAGGCCAGCGTCATCAAGCTGAATCCGGCCGTTATGATGAAAAATCCGGTGATGTTTGTCGTCGAGGCCGGCACGGTCATCGTACTGCTGATGACGGTGTTTCCCGGTTACTTCGACGCGAAGGACCGCATCGGCTTTAATCTCACCGTGTTCGTGATCTTGTTGTTTACGGTACTGTTCGCCAATTTCGCCGAAGCCTTGGCGGAGGGCAGGGGCAAGGCGCAAGCCGATACGTTGAAGCGGACGAAGAAAGAGATTACCGCGAACAAAGTGGTTGGCAATGGCGTTAAAACGGTGCCTTCGACGGAGCTGCGCAAGGGGGATATCGTCGTCGTTTTCCAAGGGGAGATGATTCCCGGCGACGGCGAAGTGATCGAAGGGCTCGCCTCCGTCGACGAGTCGGCGATTACCGGCGAATCGGCGCCGGTGATCAAGGAAGCGGGCGGCGATTTCAATTCCGTCACCGGCGGAACGCGCGTCATTAGCGACCGGATTAAGGTGAGAATTACCAGCGATCCCGGCGAGACGTTCATCGACCGGATGATTGCGCTTGTCGAAGGCGCGAAACGGCAGAAGACGCCGAATGAAATCGCCCTAAATACGCTGTTGATCAGCCTGACGCTTATTTTTCTGATCGTCGTCGTAACGCTTGGGCCGATCGCTTCTTATGCGGGTATTCATTTGGAGATTCCGGTACTGATCGCCTTGCTTGTTTGTTTGATCCCGACGACGATCGGGGGCCTGCTGTCGGCCATCGGCATTGCCGGCATGGACCGGGTGACGCAGTTCAATGTGCTGGCGTTGTCCGGCAAAGCGGTTGAGGCTGCGGGCGATATCAACACGATGATTCTCGACAAAACCGGAACGATTACCTTCGGGAACCGGATGGCCAGCGAAATCATACCGGTTGGAGGCGCGGGCATCGATGAGGCGGCTGCCTGGGCGGCGGTATCTTCCGTGCAGGACGAAACCCCGGAAGGCCGCTCGGTGCTGGAATGGATGAAGAAAAACGGGAAGTCCTATGACGCCTCGCTTGGCGAGGGGGGCGGCTTTGTTGAATTCAAGGCGGAAACGCGGATGAGCGGCGTCGATCTGAAGGACGGACGCCAAGTGCGCAAAGGGGCGGTTGACGCCATTCGCAAATGGGTGGCTTCCCAAGGCGGATTGATTCCGGAGGAGTTGGAGAGACAGGCCCATCGCATCGCCTCGGAGGGCGGGACCCCACTAGCCGTGGCGGTCGACAAACAGGTGTTCGGCGTCATTTATTTGAAGGACACGGTGAAGCCCGGCATGCGGGAACGGTTCGATCAGCTGCGCGCGATGGGCATCAAGACGATCATGTGCACCGGCGACAATCCGCTGACGGCAGCGACCATCGCCCGGGAGGCGGGCGTCGACGATTTTATCGCCGAGAGCAAGCCGGAGGATAAAATCGCCGTGATCCGCCGCGAGCAGGCCGAAGGCAAGCTGGTCGCAATGACCGGCGACGGCACGAACGATGCGCCGGCATTGGCGCAAGCGGATGTCGGGCTGGCGATGAACAGCGGCACAACCGCGGCTAAGGAAGCGGCCAATATGGTCGATCTCGATTCCGACCCGTCGAAGATTATCGAGGTGGTGGCGATCGGCAAGCAGCTGCTCATGACGCGCGGCGCTTTAACCACGTTCAGCATCGCCAACGACATCGCCAAATATTTTGCGATTATTCCGGCCATGTTCATGCTGGCCATTCCGGAAATGGCCGCCTTGAACATCATGAAGCTTGGCTCGCCGCTTTCGGCGGTGTTATCGGCTTTAATCTTTAACGCCGTTATCATCCCGCTGCTGGTTCCGCTGGCGATGAAGGGCGTCGCCTACCGGCCGATGAGCGCCTCGCGCCTGCTTAGCCGCAACTTGCTCGTATACGGCTGCGGCGGTGTTATTGCCCCGTTCATCGGCATCAAGTTGATTGATTTGCTCGTTCATTTGTGGATTTAA
- a CDS encoding PTS sugar transporter subunit IIC, protein MGVVNFIIQNILTQASITVALIAMLGLILQKKSVGQVISGSLKTLLGFMVLSAGSSIIVVSLTYFGKIFTKGFHMQGIIPSIEAINGQAMNELGLGRDIALTFLAIFVFNILIARFTKWKYIFLTGQAILWMSTMTTVFGYFAGLRGAALILVGGFIGGVFAVAMPAIAQPFVRKITGMDEIALGHFCTIGYVLEAGVAKLFGEKGDNKKSVEDLKLPAQFEFLQDTYLSLMVVMVPLYIITAAFAGQEFGSTLSGSTNYLMFAFLQSIQFVVGVYVLLAGVRLLLGEIVPAFRGIAMRLVPNAVPALDCPVLFPYSPNAVIVGFITTTIGSIIAMFVLPVFGWAMILPGILTNFFAGGTAGIFGNLSGGRRGAIIGGIVHGFFITLLPALLVTIFNNMGFVNATATDVDTVAAALLYAWIIGPILKAF, encoded by the coding sequence ATGGGAGTAGTCAACTTTATTATCCAGAATATTTTGACACAAGCATCCATCACCGTGGCGTTGATTGCCATGTTAGGGTTGATTTTGCAAAAGAAGTCGGTAGGACAAGTGATTTCAGGTTCGTTAAAGACGTTGTTAGGGTTTATGGTACTGTCGGCGGGTTCCAGCATTATCGTCGTAAGCTTAACCTATTTTGGCAAGATTTTTACCAAAGGCTTCCACATGCAAGGGATAATTCCTTCGATTGAAGCGATTAACGGTCAAGCGATGAATGAATTAGGCCTAGGTCGGGATATCGCATTAACCTTTTTGGCGATCTTTGTATTTAACATTTTAATTGCCCGGTTTACGAAATGGAAATATATCTTTTTAACCGGTCAGGCGATTCTTTGGATGTCGACGATGACAACGGTGTTTGGTTACTTTGCAGGTTTGCGCGGCGCCGCATTGATATTGGTCGGCGGCTTCATTGGGGGCGTCTTTGCCGTAGCTATGCCGGCGATCGCACAACCGTTTGTTCGCAAGATTACCGGGATGGATGAAATTGCTCTGGGGCATTTTTGTACGATTGGTTATGTGCTGGAAGCCGGTGTAGCGAAACTATTCGGTGAAAAAGGCGATAACAAAAAATCGGTTGAAGATTTGAAATTACCTGCGCAATTCGAGTTTTTGCAAGACACGTATCTGTCATTGATGGTAGTGATGGTTCCTCTTTATATCATTACGGCAGCGTTTGCGGGTCAAGAATTTGGTTCTACCTTATCGGGAAGTACCAACTATCTCATGTTTGCGTTCTTACAGTCCATTCAGTTCGTAGTAGGGGTGTACGTCTTATTAGCCGGGGTTCGCTTATTGCTGGGTGAAATTGTTCCGGCATTTAGAGGGATCGCCATGCGCCTGGTTCCCAATGCGGTGCCTGCGCTGGATTGCCCGGTATTGTTTCCGTACAGCCCTAATGCAGTTATTGTAGGGTTCATTACAACTACGATAGGTTCAATTATTGCCATGTTCGTATTGCCGGTCTTTGGCTGGGCTATGATCTTGCCGGGTATACTAACGAACTTCTTCGCGGGCGGTACCGCCGGGATCTTCGGCAACTTAAGCGGCGGACGCCGCGGGGCGATTATTGGCGGTATTGTCCATGGTTTCTTCATTACGCTGCTGCCGGCGCTGTTGGTTACCATTTTCAATAATATGGGCTTTGTCAATGCAACGGCGACAGATGTGGATACCGTAGCGGCTGCTTTACTATATGCCTGGATCATTGGTCCGATTCTAAAAGCATTTTAG